One Aliidiomarina minuta genomic region harbors:
- the ahcY gene encoding adenosylhomocysteinase, protein MTNDYKVADINLADYGRKEIAIAESEMPALMAIRRKYSDSKPLSGARIIGCIHMTIQTAVLIETLLELGAEVRWSSCNIFSTQDHAAAAMAAAGVPVFAWKGETEEEYEWCLEQTCKKDGELWDANMILDDGGDLTMLIHEQFPQMLDNVHGVTEETTTGVHRLLEMLQKNTLRVPAINVNDAVTKSKNDNKYGCRHSLNDAIKRATDHLMSGKKALVVGYGDVGKGSAASLRQEGMIVKITEIDPICAMQACMDGYEVVSPYIGGVNNGDGSNLNTDVLGNTDLIVTTTGNYNVCDRYMLAALKKGAVVCNIGHFDNEIDTAYMRKNWRWDEIKPQVHQIFRSDAKEDYLLLLSEGRLVNLGNATGHPSRIMDGSFANQVLAQIHLFEKKFADLPEGEKNANLSVEVLPKQLDEEVARYMVEGFGGVITKLTSDQADYIHVEVGGPFKTDAYRY, encoded by the coding sequence ATGACCAACGATTATAAAGTAGCTGACATTAACCTTGCCGATTATGGCCGCAAGGAAATAGCCATTGCGGAATCTGAAATGCCGGCACTGATGGCAATTCGTCGTAAATACTCAGACAGCAAACCTCTATCCGGTGCCCGCATTATTGGCTGCATTCACATGACTATCCAGACTGCAGTACTTATCGAGACTCTGCTCGAACTGGGTGCTGAAGTGCGTTGGTCATCGTGTAACATCTTCTCAACTCAGGATCACGCTGCGGCGGCTATGGCGGCAGCTGGTGTTCCAGTGTTTGCCTGGAAAGGTGAAACCGAAGAAGAATACGAATGGTGTCTGGAACAAACCTGCAAAAAAGACGGTGAACTTTGGGACGCTAACATGATCCTGGATGACGGTGGTGATTTAACCATGCTTATCCATGAGCAATTCCCGCAAATGCTGGATAACGTGCACGGTGTTACCGAAGAAACCACAACGGGTGTGCATCGTTTACTGGAAATGCTGCAAAAGAACACACTTCGTGTGCCTGCCATTAACGTGAATGACGCCGTTACTAAGTCAAAAAATGACAACAAATACGGTTGCCGTCACTCACTGAACGATGCCATTAAACGCGCTACCGACCATCTGATGTCCGGCAAGAAAGCATTGGTCGTGGGTTATGGTGACGTCGGTAAAGGATCTGCGGCCAGTCTGCGGCAGGAAGGCATGATCGTTAAGATTACTGAGATTGACCCCATCTGTGCCATGCAGGCCTGTATGGATGGTTATGAGGTGGTTTCTCCTTATATCGGTGGCGTCAACAATGGCGATGGTAGTAATCTCAACACCGACGTACTGGGCAACACTGACCTTATCGTTACCACAACGGGTAACTACAACGTTTGTGACCGCTACATGCTAGCGGCATTAAAGAAAGGCGCGGTAGTTTGTAACATCGGCCACTTTGATAACGAAATTGATACTGCTTATATGCGCAAGAACTGGCGCTGGGACGAAATTAAGCCTCAGGTACATCAAATCTTCCGCTCCGATGCTAAAGAAGATTATCTGTTGCTGTTGTCTGAAGGTCGTCTGGTTAATCTGGGTAACGCAACCGGTCACCCAAGCCGCATCATGGATGGTTCTTTCGCCAACCAGGTACTGGCTCAAATCCACCTGTTTGAGAAAAAGTTTGCTGACTTACCGGAAGGTGAGAAAAATGCGAACCTCAGTGTCGAAGTACTGCCTAAGCAACTGGATGAAGAAGTCGCCCGTTATATGGTAGAAGGTTTTGGTGGCGTAATTACTAAACTTACCAGTGATCAGGCAGACTATATTCACGTTGAAGTCGGCGGTCCATTTAAGACTGACGCATATCGTTATTAA
- a CDS encoding GNAT family N-acetyltransferase, which yields MPETTPRLHFRPMTAADFAAVIVLANKVHGDNYLTESSLSDYFTRGLQQGRNLHWLGFADNQLVGLRLTFAPGNWDIDSFCTPSSWPVSTEQMCYFKCAAIDQDYQGLGIGKSLLQHSVVEASGLGCQAGLAHIWRQSPNNSAFAYFSRCGGELIQDHPDRWYQASVEDGYFCPVCDGICHCIAAEMVLPFKRINLG from the coding sequence ATGCCGGAAACAACTCCGCGCCTGCACTTTAGACCTATGACGGCGGCGGATTTTGCCGCCGTTATTGTTTTAGCTAATAAAGTGCATGGTGATAATTATCTGACTGAAAGTAGCCTTTCAGACTATTTTACCCGAGGTCTGCAACAGGGGCGGAATTTGCACTGGCTGGGTTTTGCAGATAACCAGCTGGTCGGCCTGCGTCTAACTTTTGCCCCTGGCAACTGGGATATCGATAGTTTTTGTACCCCATCCAGCTGGCCTGTCAGTACCGAACAGATGTGTTATTTCAAATGTGCCGCTATCGATCAGGATTATCAGGGCCTGGGTATTGGCAAAAGCCTGCTGCAGCATTCTGTAGTAGAAGCTTCTGGTTTAGGCTGTCAGGCAGGGCTTGCCCACATCTGGCGGCAAAGTCCGAATAACAGCGCCTTTGCATATTTCAGTCGCTGCGGTGGTGAACTCATTCAGGACCATCCGGATCGCTGGTATCAGGCGTCGGTCGAAGACGGCTATTTTTGTCCGGTATGCGACGGCATCTGCCATTGCATAGCAGCGGAAATGGTATTGCCCTTTAAACGTATTAACCTGGGTTAA
- a CDS encoding NAD(P)/FAD-dependent oxidoreductase, whose product MSRYRSYDPLTDAGITSDYADHIKSYWNSLPTTESPACPPLPEKAPLVIIGAGYTGLNAAYRLASFYQQEVVVLEAGDVGAGCSGRNAGFVLPGSGRLSLGDYQQRYGDDLARAVQKEFQRSVELVQERISQDQIDCDWLPGRYLRVAHTPRQASKLAKQFANSQGWWPQQFLSEQQLRQQLPGINKGYAALEQAPAASVQPKALLQGYAKAASQAGVQIHTRTPVLKWQSTVQGEQLHTPRGRVLAEQVLVCSNAYTTSSLLPQLSRRQLPALSSVIVTQPLTEAQLQSTGLNQRDLIMDTRALKYYYRLLPDNRMLFGGRGAVSGHNARHPSYCRRLHQALIKTWPSLQDLSVAYSWHGWVSVSLDSMPRVFSLNDRIHASMGYCGAGIAFSTLAGQRLADKVMGEKLPDLPFYQSALPTFPLPGFRRVGQALYYQYARLKDRY is encoded by the coding sequence ATGTCCCGGTATCGCAGCTATGATCCGCTGACCGACGCCGGGATAACGTCGGATTATGCCGACCATATCAAAAGTTACTGGAACAGCCTGCCAACCACAGAGTCACCCGCCTGCCCGCCACTTCCAGAAAAAGCACCGCTGGTGATTATTGGCGCGGGTTATACCGGCCTGAATGCCGCTTATCGGCTGGCCAGTTTTTACCAACAGGAAGTTGTTGTACTTGAAGCCGGTGACGTCGGCGCAGGCTGTAGTGGTCGCAATGCCGGATTTGTATTGCCCGGCAGCGGCCGTCTTAGCCTGGGGGATTACCAACAGCGCTATGGTGATGATCTGGCCCGGGCCGTACAAAAAGAATTCCAACGAAGTGTCGAACTGGTTCAGGAACGCATCAGCCAAGACCAAATTGATTGTGACTGGTTACCAGGGCGCTACTTGCGTGTCGCCCACACCCCCAGGCAGGCCTCAAAATTAGCAAAACAGTTTGCCAATAGTCAGGGCTGGTGGCCGCAGCAGTTCCTATCAGAACAGCAACTACGCCAGCAACTGCCTGGAATCAACAAAGGTTACGCCGCTCTCGAGCAAGCTCCCGCAGCCAGCGTGCAACCCAAAGCACTATTGCAGGGCTACGCGAAAGCGGCAAGTCAGGCCGGAGTCCAGATACACACGCGAACGCCGGTTTTAAAGTGGCAATCCACGGTGCAGGGAGAACAATTGCATACACCACGAGGCAGGGTCCTCGCTGAACAAGTGCTGGTGTGCAGCAACGCCTACACCACCTCCTCACTGCTGCCGCAGCTCAGCCGGCGACAACTCCCTGCTTTGTCCAGTGTTATCGTCACACAGCCGCTCACAGAAGCACAGCTGCAAAGCACTGGGTTGAACCAGCGAGATTTGATTATGGACACCCGGGCGCTTAAATATTATTACCGCTTATTGCCCGATAACCGTATGCTGTTTGGCGGACGCGGAGCGGTCAGTGGCCACAATGCCAGACACCCAAGCTACTGCAGGCGCTTGCATCAGGCTCTTATAAAGACCTGGCCTTCATTGCAGGATCTCAGCGTTGCTTATAGCTGGCACGGCTGGGTTAGCGTATCGCTGGATTCAATGCCCAGGGTTTTTAGCTTGAATGACCGTATCCACGCCAGTATGGGCTATTGTGGTGCTGGCATCGCATTTTCGACCCTCGCCGGCCAACGACTGGCTGATAAAGTAATGGGCGAAAAACTACCCGACCTGCCCTTTTACCAAAGTGCCCTGCCCACTTTTCCGCTACCGGGATTTCGGCGAGTCGGCCAGGCACTTTATTATCAATACGCCCGACTGAAAGATCGATATTAA
- a CDS encoding DUF3718 domain-containing protein, with translation MYKVVTTTITAGLVALAASVASVQPAQAQDLALNLCTYVQGDDRMRMRQRMREDRIRLRSVYDGIVCNGMSLLQFAMANDSQDIGSFIVSQLPGSSLDGNGDLDWAEANGHGDSEIANAIRERTD, from the coding sequence ATGTATAAGGTAGTTACTACTACTATCACCGCAGGTTTAGTTGCACTGGCTGCTTCAGTAGCGTCAGTTCAGCCGGCACAGGCACAGGATTTGGCACTTAACCTATGTACCTACGTTCAGGGTGACGACCGTATGCGTATGCGTCAGCGCATGCGTGAAGATCGTATTCGCCTGCGCTCCGTGTACGATGGCATTGTATGCAATGGCATGAGTCTGTTGCAGTTTGCTATGGCAAATGACTCGCAGGATATAGGTTCTTTCATTGTCAGTCAGTTACCAGGTTCAAGTCTTGACGGTAACGGCGACTTGGATTGGGCTGAAGCGAATGGTCATGGTGATTCTGAAATTGCCAATGCAATTCGTGAACGAACTGACTAA
- the folA gene encoding type 3 dihydrofolate reductase has protein sequence MHISLVAAMAANRVIGKDGQMPWHLPQELKYFKEITWGKPIIMGRRTFESIGRALPGRHNIVITRDPGKLPDSVTGVTSIDEAIAEAGQVEEIMVIGGGEIYRQFLPVASRLYLTLIDLDIEGDTWFPDYVSDKWVSTLLRDEPQKNPETPGFSAYLLEK, from the coding sequence ATGCATATTTCACTAGTGGCTGCGATGGCAGCCAACCGGGTAATAGGCAAAGATGGACAGATGCCCTGGCATCTGCCGCAGGAGCTCAAGTACTTTAAGGAAATCACCTGGGGTAAGCCGATTATAATGGGTCGGCGTACCTTTGAGTCTATCGGGCGGGCACTGCCGGGACGACACAACATTGTGATTACCCGTGATCCGGGGAAGCTGCCTGATTCAGTCACTGGTGTGACTTCTATTGATGAAGCGATTGCAGAAGCTGGTCAGGTAGAAGAGATTATGGTGATTGGCGGGGGAGAAATATATCGACAGTTTCTTCCTGTCGCAAGTCGGCTGTATCTTACCTTAATCGATCTCGACATTGAGGGCGATACGTGGTTTCCTGACTATGTATCAGACAAATGGGTTAGTACATTACTCAGGGATGAGCCGCAGAAAAATCCTGAAACACCAGGTTTTTCCGCCTATCTACTTGAAAAATAG
- the cgtA gene encoding Obg family GTPase CgtA: MKFVDEAEIRVEAGDGGNGCVSFRREKYIPRGGPDGGDGGDGGDVWLRADENLNTLIDYRFERFHRAERGQNGMSKNCTGKRGQDLEVAVPIGTRAKDVDTGEVIGDMTRHGERLLVAKGGFHGLGNTRFKSSTNRAPRQKTNGTPGEIRPLLLELMLLADVGLLGLPNAGKSTFIRSVSAAKPKVADYPFTTLVPNLGVVRPAAHHSFVIADIPGLIEGAAEGAGLGIQFLKHLERCGLLLHLVDLAPFDQTDPAEQAQVIVHELEKYSPKLAEKPRWLVLNKTDLLSPEEIAEQREKIVKALDWTGPVYEISALQGNARDQLVYEIMQYLESLPKETEAVAEEPEMVEFKWDDYHDRELENAQENDADDDEEDDDDDHDVEVIYTKE; the protein is encoded by the coding sequence ATGAAGTTCGTCGATGAAGCAGAAATTAGGGTAGAAGCAGGCGACGGAGGCAACGGTTGTGTGTCTTTTCGTCGGGAAAAGTATATACCCAGAGGTGGCCCCGATGGTGGCGACGGCGGGGATGGTGGTGACGTTTGGCTGCGTGCAGATGAAAACCTGAATACGTTGATTGATTATCGCTTTGAACGGTTTCACCGCGCCGAGCGCGGACAGAACGGAATGAGTAAAAATTGCACCGGTAAACGCGGCCAGGATCTGGAAGTTGCAGTTCCGATAGGAACTCGGGCAAAAGATGTGGACACCGGTGAAGTAATTGGTGATATGACCCGTCATGGCGAGCGTTTACTGGTTGCCAAAGGTGGTTTCCACGGATTAGGTAATACACGTTTTAAAAGCAGTACCAATCGTGCGCCTCGTCAGAAAACCAACGGTACCCCAGGGGAAATCAGACCCTTATTGCTTGAGCTGATGCTATTGGCCGATGTCGGTTTGCTGGGGCTGCCGAATGCAGGTAAGTCTACCTTTATCCGTTCCGTATCTGCAGCTAAACCTAAAGTAGCCGATTACCCCTTTACCACGCTGGTACCTAACCTAGGTGTAGTGCGCCCTGCGGCTCATCACAGCTTTGTTATTGCCGATATCCCAGGTTTGATTGAAGGTGCTGCTGAAGGCGCTGGTCTGGGCATTCAGTTCCTCAAACATCTGGAACGTTGCGGTTTGTTGCTGCACCTGGTTGATCTGGCACCTTTTGATCAGACAGATCCGGCAGAACAGGCACAGGTTATTGTGCATGAGCTGGAAAAATACAGTCCGAAGCTGGCCGAGAAGCCACGTTGGCTGGTACTTAATAAAACTGATTTGCTGAGCCCTGAAGAAATTGCAGAGCAACGCGAGAAGATTGTAAAAGCGCTGGACTGGACCGGACCGGTCTATGAAATCTCTGCCTTGCAGGGCAATGCCCGCGATCAATTAGTATATGAAATTATGCAGTATCTGGAGAGCTTGCCTAAAGAAACCGAAGCGGTTGCTGAAGAACCTGAAATGGTCGAGTTTAAATGGGATGATTATCACGATCGTGAACTGGAAAACGCTCAAGAAAATGACGCAGATGACGATGAAGAAGATGATGACGATGATCATGATGTTGAGGTTATTTACACTAAGGAATAG
- the rpmA gene encoding 50S ribosomal protein L27 — MAHKKAGGSTRNGRDSESKRLGVKRYGGESVLAGNILVRQRGTRFHAGDNVGVGRDHTLFAKASGKVSFDVKGPNNRKFISVVAE; from the coding sequence ATGGCACATAAAAAGGCAGGTGGTTCAACCCGTAACGGTCGTGACTCAGAGTCGAAACGTCTGGGTGTTAAGCGTTATGGCGGCGAATCCGTATTAGCAGGTAACATCTTAGTTCGTCAGCGCGGTACACGTTTCCACGCTGGGGATAATGTTGGTGTTGGTCGTGACCACACCTTGTTCGCAAAAGCCAGCGGCAAAGTTTCTTTTGACGTCAAGGGCCCGAACAATCGCAAATTCATTAGCGTTGTTGCTGAATAA
- the rplU gene encoding 50S ribosomal protein L21, giving the protein MYAVFQSGGKQHRVSEGQVVRLEKLENATGDIVEFDQVLMLSNGDDVTIGAPLIKGGKVTAEVINHGRGDKVNIVKFRRRKHSRTQMGHRQWFTEVKITGFGA; this is encoded by the coding sequence ATGTACGCGGTTTTCCAAAGTGGCGGTAAGCAACACCGTGTCTCTGAAGGCCAAGTGGTACGCTTGGAGAAGTTAGAAAACGCAACGGGTGATATTGTTGAGTTTGATCAGGTTTTAATGCTGTCAAACGGTGATGATGTGACTATTGGTGCGCCTTTGATTAAAGGTGGTAAGGTAACTGCTGAAGTTATCAACCATGGTCGCGGCGATAAAGTGAACATTGTTAAGTTCCGTCGTCGTAAGCATTCACGTACTCAGATGGGCCACCGTCAGTGGTTTACTGAAGTAAAAATCACTGGTTTTGGCGCCTAA
- the ispB gene encoding octaprenyl diphosphate synthase, translated as MDLATIKKLSEADMNAVDKLIMAQLQSDVALINQLGLYIISGGGKRLRPLLAVLSARALGYQGKHHHTLAAVIEFIHTSTLLHDDVVDESNMRRGRATANAKFGNEASVLVGDFLYSRAFQLMVSMESMRVMDVLADATNVIAEGEVMQLMNCNDPETTEERYFAVIYSKTARLFEAATQLGAVLAGQDQATEEAMQAYGRHLGTAFQLVDDILDYTADADAMGKEVGDDLAEGKPTLPLLYAMWHGGKEESTVIRNAIEHGGQRDRLPEVMQTMQSTGAIKYAQQRAQQETDKAKEAIQALPETEYKAALLALADIAAARMA; from the coding sequence ATGGATCTGGCAACGATCAAGAAGCTAAGCGAAGCCGATATGAATGCCGTAGACAAGTTAATCATGGCTCAGTTGCAATCTGATGTCGCACTGATTAACCAGCTTGGTCTTTATATTATCAGTGGTGGTGGTAAACGCCTGCGCCCTCTATTAGCCGTGTTATCTGCTCGTGCGCTGGGCTATCAAGGCAAACATCACCATACCCTGGCCGCAGTAATAGAGTTTATCCATACCTCCACTTTACTGCATGACGACGTGGTTGACGAGTCAAATATGCGGCGAGGCCGGGCTACAGCAAACGCAAAATTTGGCAACGAAGCCAGTGTATTGGTTGGAGATTTTCTTTACTCGCGAGCATTCCAACTGATGGTTTCTATGGAATCCATGCGCGTAATGGACGTATTGGCCGACGCCACTAACGTTATCGCCGAAGGTGAAGTCATGCAGTTAATGAACTGCAACGACCCGGAAACTACTGAAGAACGTTACTTCGCAGTGATTTACAGTAAAACCGCACGCTTGTTCGAGGCAGCAACTCAGCTGGGTGCCGTATTAGCTGGACAGGACCAGGCCACAGAAGAGGCCATGCAAGCCTATGGCAGGCATTTGGGCACTGCTTTTCAACTGGTTGATGACATCCTCGATTATACCGCTGATGCCGATGCTATGGGCAAAGAAGTAGGCGATGATTTAGCTGAAGGCAAACCTACATTACCTCTACTTTACGCCATGTGGCATGGCGGCAAAGAAGAATCCACCGTTATCCGCAATGCCATCGAACATGGTGGTCAACGCGACCGCCTGCCCGAAGTTATGCAAACCATGCAATCAACTGGCGCCATTAAGTACGCTCAGCAAAGAGCTCAACAGGAAACTGATAAAGCGAAAGAAGCTATTCAGGCACTGCCAGAAACAGAATATAAAGCAGCATTACTGGCTCTCGCTGACATAGCCGCAGCTCGTATGGCCTGA